GACCTTGGCCCACCTTCTATTGGGGTGCGTTTTCGCCCGACAGGTGTGGGAGGTGGTGCTTGTCGCGTGGAACCGGGAGGGGTGGAGGCCGAGTGCGGATGCGGACATCCGGGCTTGGTGGGCTGGCATCACCGGGCTGCATGGTGTGGCCAAGGACTTGAGGACGGCGGTCACGTTGGTGTTTTGGACTATTTGGCGGCACCGCAATGATGTGGTCTTCAACGGGGCTTCTCCGGAGGTCCACAGGGTGGTCGCGTGCATCTGGGAGGAGGTGGTGCGTTGGGAGAATGCCGGGCTTCTCAGAGGAGGGGTTGCGTTCTCGGCCGCTTTGGCGAGTGGGTTGCTAGATGCCACGTAGTTTCTCTTGTTGTCTTAGCCACTCAGTGGCGTTGTAACCGCTCCGCGGTGTTGTAATTGGCACTCTGTCCAACTCCTTCTTTAATTGATGATGCGCCCGCTGAGTcgcattcttgaaaaaaaaatagtgatGCATTGCCTGCATGGCCTTCTTTAGTTCCTTATAATGTAAGGGCTTTTAAGTAAATATAATATATGAACTCATTGTTGGGCCTCTCTAGTtccttcattttcttcttctttgtatTCAGTTTCTGCCAGCGTGGAGTTTCCTTTCTCATGATTCTTCTGGTTCGGTTTGTGCAGGCAACCATCTTTACAGCAGCAACTATTGTTGCCCTTTCTGTTTTACTGATAATGTGCGTAAATAAACGATTTTTGAATAGCTGTGCTAGCTGACTGGAAAGTATAGAGTAGCTAGCTGCAAGATATTCAGTGCATATCGTTGAAGAATGATTTACTTGACAGAGATATTCTTTAGATTCCTTTATTCATCCATTGCTGGAATCACCAGGAGAACGTGAAGGATTGGCCTTAGCGTGATAGCATATCGGCACTGTCAGCTATCAGTTGATCTTGAGTGTAGATAACTGTACAATTTTGTACCTACAGATTTACCTGTTATCATTTTTTATACTGCCAAGTGCCAACCACTTGGAATTCATTCTTTCTGGCACAATTCAAAGATTTCATGTGCAAATTGCGATATATCAGCTAGCACTgaaataattttatttgtaTATTAGCATTCTGTCTATGCGAATTAGTAAGCGGAAGAGTTAGTATATGTATCAGCATGCTGTGTTCTTAAGATCATGGTAATTGCGATATTATGAAGTCTGGTGTTCTTCTTGTTCACCAAAGATAAACACCTCAACTGCCGAACTGTATGCACGAGTTGCATAATGTAGGGTTAAATAAAAATCAATCAATCCTTTTTCTTCCATTAACATTTGCAAATATGACAAATCCAAACAGACAAACTTGACCATGATAATACTTGCAAATGTAGGCTTAGTTAACCCTAATACTCCGTACATGCTTTTTTTTACACATGGTGATAATCATAATCCATTACTAAGAAATATTCGCTCCACGCACTTTGTTGTATGTGTCGACTGTAATTAACATGCTACGAAAAGCCTTCTCGGCTCGTCTCGTAACTCATTCATGAACCCTTCTCTTGACCCTAACCATGAGGCCGTTCTTGGCATGGAGCACCACCGAGTCCTTGGGCTCCACCGCATGCCCCTCGACAAGCTCCACCCGGAAGTTGTaaacgatggcggcggcggcgatcttGAGGTTGGTGAGCCCGAGGTCCTTGCCGAGGCAGCTCCTGGGCCCGGAGTTGAAGGCCGCGAACTTGTAGCTGGGCTCATGCCGCACCTGGCCGCCCCCGGAGAGCCACCGCTCCGGCTTGTACTCCATGCAGTCCTCTCCCCAGATCCCCTCCATCCTGCCCATGGCGTAGATGCAGAAGACGACCCTGGTGCCCTCGCTGACCCTGGTCCCGTCCGGCAGCACGTcgtccccgcgcgcctccttctcctcgaacggcgccggcgggtgcagcCGCAGCGTCTCCAGCACCGCCGCGTGGAGGTACGACGCCGACCGCAGCGCCTCCCCGTCGAACACGGTGAATGGGGAATCGGTGGGGGTTGGGCGGCGGAGGGATGTGAGCTCGTGGAGGATCTTCTCCTCGACGCGCGGGTGCGTGCAGAGCATGTAGAAGAGCCAggtgagggcggcggcgatgaggtCCTTGGCGGCAAACATGTAGCccacggcggcgtcgcggAGGAACGCGTCCCGCTGCGGGCCGGTCATGGCGGGGTCCGCCTTGGCGGCCCAGCCCATGTACATGGACAGCAGGTCGCCACCGCCTTCCCCCTGGAGGAGCGGGTCGGCCTTCCGCTTCGCGATCTCGAGGTACACGAACTCGTCGAGGACTTTCCTGGCCTCGGCGAGCCGACGCTCCATGCCGAGGTTCAGCCACCGGAGCAGCTTCCACCACCGGGCCGGCACCACGTGGCGGAACATGACGGCCTCGCCCGTGATCCTCGTCGCCTCGCCGAACGGCGGGAACggggcgccggccgcctcgaTGGACAGCGAGTCAATGTCGGCCGCGAAGACCGAGGCGTAGGTGACGTCGAGCGCGAACCTCATGAAGACCTCTTCCAGCTCGATGGCATTGCTGCTGATGCCGGTCGCGGCATGGTGGTCGAGGAACGGGACAAGGAGGCGGCGAGTCTGGCGGAAGACGGTGGAGATGACGAAGGAGCGGAAGGCGGGCGCGGCGAAGACGGACACGGCGATGTGGCGCTTGCCGACCCAGGACGCGGCCTCGGACACCAGGAGCCCGTCGCCGATGATGTCGAACATCTCGGCGAAGTCGCGACCTTTGTCGTAGCGGGAGAAGTTGGCGGCCAGGCAGTGCCGCACGGCGGCCGGGTCGCACGTCACAAGGAAGTCGGCGCGTGCGAGCCACGGGCCGCCGAACATGAATGTGAAGCCGGAGTCCCTCAGCActgcggtggcggcgtccAGGAGGCGGCCGCGGTTGCGCAGCACGAACGGGAGCATGCCCACGACGGGCCATCTCACGggcaagctgctgctgcccccgCGCCGTTGCCACCACCGCAGCGCGAGGCGGAGCGCGGACAGAGAGACGAAGCAGAGCGCGGCCAGGAGGAACTCGGGgtaggagaggaagaaggtcCGAAAGGCGCCCATCGTCATGGTGATGCCCATTTTGCTTTGCGCGGGCAAACGTTTAGCTTAGCTGCCTGCCAAAGTGCATGTTAATATGTTATGGTGCGTGCGAGCTGATGATTAATGTACTGATCGGTGACACTGGCACTTGTTACTTCCCCGTGGGAGTGGTGCCCGTGCCCTCGGAGGGGGGGATTCACAACGATAGTGCCTGACGGGGGAAACCGGAAGCAGTGTGCTGCTGCGGACGGTAAATGGTTCATGCTAAGTTCGTGATAGAAATCAATCGTGGTTTGCGGCGAGGGGATAGGTGATGCTGGTTTTGGCGCTGTTCTGTTTGGTGCTTCAGCGACACGGGCGCGGATCGGCTTACTCTTTTGCTCCGACCGGAGATATTTCTCTCAACCGTATCGCGATCAAACGGTCAAAACCACAAATCAGGTCACGTTAGTGGCATCCGAAATTGGATTGCACCCCATCCTGCATGCCGTGTGCCCACTCG
The Brachypodium distachyon strain Bd21 chromosome 2, Brachypodium_distachyon_v3.0, whole genome shotgun sequence genome window above contains:
- the LOC100838473 gene encoding noroxomaritidine synthase gives rise to the protein MGITMTMGAFRTFFLSYPEFLLAALCFVSLSALRLALRWWQRRGGSSSLPVRWPVVGMLPFVLRNRGRLLDAATAVLRDSGFTFMFGGPWLARADFLVTCDPAAVRHCLAANFSRYDKGRDFAEMFDIIGDGLLVSEAASWVGKRHIAVSVFAAPAFRSFVISTVFRQTRRLLVPFLDHHAATGISSNAIELEEVFMRFALDVTYASVFAADIDSLSIEAAGAPFPPFGEATRITGEAVMFRHVVPARWWKLLRWLNLGMERRLAEARKVLDEFVYLEIAKRKADPLLQGEGGGDLLSMYMGWAAKADPAMTGPQRDAFLRDAAVGYMFAAKDLIAAALTWLFYMLCTHPRVEEKILHELTSLRRPTPTDSPFTVFDGEALRSASYLHAAVLETLRLHPPAPFEEKEARGDDVLPDGTRVSEGTRVVFCIYAMGRMEGIWGEDCMEYKPERWLSGGGQVRHEPSYKFAAFNSGPRSCLGKDLGLTNLKIAAAAIVYNFRVELVEGHAVEPKDSVVLHAKNGLMVRVKRRVHE